The region TCCTTGCATGATGTGTGTTCTGTACCGGTGTGCTTGGTCttgttattcattcattcatcaattattttcataattcgtcttattttactgtcagtgcCCCAAAATATTGAATTTGTTGTAATTTCAGCTCAATAAAGGAAATTAATTCTCAGATTTGATAACCTGGAACCATTAATTATTGTATAACGCATAGTAATTACACTTGGCATTTTCGCTCTGAgtaattaaaatcaaattatCTCAACTATCATACACTTAATGTGTATGACTATTTGTCATTGTGCACATTTACTTTAAAGCTTTTGTTTTGCTCCCTAACTACACCCTTGCAGTAtcagtttttaaataataatataaggTAATATTGCTCTGATATTTGTGTAGCTGGCTTAGACTACTGATATAAACAGGGTGGATTTGCATTACTCCTCTAGCAAACACGAAAGGTATGAATCATATACATTTCTATTCGGATGTTATTCCTGTTGTAGCACCAGAGCCTGTTACTATTACGAGTCACTCAGTCGGTTTGCATGTCTGTCTACTGACACAGCAACAGGCTTCACTAACATGAGCTGCATCAGGCTTTGTATGCGTCATGAAAGAAAGGGCTTTGTGTGTCATGTGTGACCTTTGTATTCATGTGCGTCTTTGTGCCGTTGTTGGGATGTAGCGTCTGTGGCCTCATTGGAGTGAAGAACCTGATTATGGGAAATCTAGTTAAGTTCTTAGCTGCTGTTGAGTCCTTTCCCCCAGTAGTTTATCTTTTGATAAGCagagaagcagtaaaacatATCACTAGttgatttattatttacacaAGAATATTTAAGAATAATTTTGTCATGCACTCTTATTTCCAATTTAACCTTCTGAATCTGTTACAATTTCTCTCACTATGGGCTCATTTTTGCTGCAGTATAAAGTGATGCTATGGAAACgacacaaccatggctagaaatGCGGTTTAcgtttttacatttacaaactAATTGTTTTTCACACTACTCTGCACACCAACACATTTCATCAAGCTGAATGTGTTGTCCAACTTGCTGCACAGCATTACATTTTTACGCcatactgcatttattttactcatCAAATACGTTTAGTTTTCCTCTGAATCTGTCTAATTTATGTCCATCCtagtctcctctctgctctgtgtgaacttGGTCTGCAATTCACTGGAAAAGTCACAGAATTGTATTAAGTGAATGTTACTGTAGCACATGAAAGACAGTCTAAAAGTTCAAACCctttgattctttctgtttttacagtttcaggttctgataaatggtgtaatttgactgtgcatgtgcgtgtgtctTTCTTTTAAGGCAGCATGCCATTCAAaccttttgactttttttttttttttttaggttcagaagtttaacctttttttttcattactgtAACCTCGTCTGCTTCCAGGTATTTGCTTTGGGCAATAAAACATACGAACACTACAATGCAATGGGAAAATATGTGGACAAAAGACTGGAAGAACTGGGAGCCAAACGCATCTTTGATCTTGGTTTGGGAGATGATGATGGCAAGTAAGTGACAAATTAATCTTCCGAGCCTCAAAGGAAGAGATCATCTTTATTTTCTGTGGTGCAGCACAAACTGTGTTATGTGGACACAATAATGATCACTCTATAAGTACATGGACAGCAGCTGAACCAGGATGTCGCTTGTTGCCTTTGGAACTTGTTGAGTACATTCACGCCCAGTCAGACAATTAACCCTTTACATTGTGAACGCTGTATCAACCTCTTGAGCAACTCACAGGTCAGAATAACATTGCATGCAGGCTTATCATATCTCAGTTGCCATAACATTTGCTTTCAGTGTGACCTGTGTCATAGAAAGACAACCTCATATGACGCTTTATGGCcacaaaactgttaaaatcctTTATATGTTTTCTTCATCCAGCAGATGTTGTGGGCTGTAATAGAAATTACTTCCTGAGAGGCAGATGTGTTATTTTCAGAAGTAGGGACAGATCATTATTCTCATGTGTTTTGTCTTCGAAGAAACCTTATAAGATGTTTTTCTTAAGTGGTTTCACATGAAAGTAGAAGAAAACTTTGTGAGGCAGCATACTTTTTGAATCAGTGTTAATTAAAACcgtctgctttttcttttttagtctGGAAGAGGACTTTGTTTCTTGGAGAGAGCAGTTCTGGCCGGCCGTCTGTGAGCACTTTGGAGTGGAAGCTTTAGGAGATGAGTCGAGGTGCATTTCTGGACACTCTTTTTGCATTATTTGATCATTTGTGGATTTCtttccatttatattggttatattAGTCCTTAATTTTCATCCCTTTACATCAAAACCCTTTTTTACAGTCCTTTTGCCTGCATTTTTCCCTGTAGTGCCCCTCAAAAAAGAAGCTTCACCTCTGTGTTAACCTGGTTTCCCTCtgtatatatacagtgcatGAAGAGCCTAATATCAGTGTGTTCTTTTGCACAGCATTCGGCAGTATGTGCTGAAGGAACACACTGACATCAACATGAACAAAGTGTACACAGGCGAGATTGGCCGCCTGCAGAGTTTTGAGGTTCAGAAGCCGTAAGTATTGTAGCAGAGACTCACTTGCCTACCAGAACTCATTCATCATTACAGTGCTGCCTGTTCAGTCATCGCTCATATGTCATCTACTGTCATAACTGCTAAATTTACCAAGAATTAAGCTTTGTGCCCCCTAGTGGGCAAGTGCTACACATTTTTATAGCCTCTTTTAATGAAATCTTAGTAACTAGTTTATTTACTGAGTAACAGAGctggtcatttttatttcaaatgattttttgtcattttctatgaCCACGTGCAGCTCCTTGTAATTgcttgtgcatatttaactgTGGTTCTTTTTTGTAGGCCCTTTGATGCGAAGAACCCTTTCCTGGCTCCAGTCACTGTTAACCGCAAGCTGAACAAAGCTGGTGAGAGACATCTTATGCATCTGGAGCTCGACATAACCGGCTCCAAGATCAGGTAAGACTGGTTGTTTGTAAGTAGTTAATTGCTTGACTgggctttttttcttcctctaaaTACATCCCTGATGTCATTCTAGGACATGACCAACTCTGATTCATGTTATGCTTTATGAACACAGGTCAAAATCAAAATTTTTGTGATTTCAGATACGAGTCAGGAGACCACGTTGCCGTTTTCCCCACAAACGACTCTGCGCTGGTGAACAAGTTGGGACAGCTTCTTGGAGTGGACCTTGACGTGGTTATCTCTCTTAACAACCTTGATGGTATGGCAATGACAACCAGAAAACATTAACACCCCCTTGATATCTAGATTTGCAGTATCAGCTCTCCTAAtgcatgtgatctggaatttaTCACTGCAATTACACATTATTGTTGCAGTCTTATtactttacttttattattaattgAATACATTTCCTGTGATGGTGAAGGTCATCACGTGTACTTAGATTGCGTAAGTGATGATTAAGGCTGCCCCAGTTTGATGTTTTATTGAAATTACTGAGAATTAAATGCACAATCTTTAAACATGAAATGCTTAACACTTTGCCACTTCAACAGACATGCATTTAAttcattctgtttaaaaaaacacttaacaGACATGAAATGTATTAATGCAAGCTTTCACTTATATTAATATGTTAAATAAGTGAAAACACTAATTACTTACAGAATTATGTCATTGTCAATATTCAGCCCTCCCTAACGTCTTGTCAAGTTGGCAGGTAGTTAACAGTCTTCATACAAAGACAACGCTTTGTGGGTTCAGGCACGCTTTATTATCTCCACATGAATTACTAAactgaaaatacaagaaaaccACAGTAAATAACAACATACATGAAATATGCGTATAAACAAAGCCAGCTAGCTTGATACTAATTTCTATGTAAAAACCGACTGACATGCTAACAGAAAATACTATGACAAAATTAAACTGAGCAGCATTTCACTTGCTTAATACAATGGAACATACGGTAAGTAATTCAATACTCACAGGCATATATTTTTCCTATTCTGAAAAAAGATAACAAACTCTGAAACTCTACTGCTTTCACCTGCTGGTTACAGAACAGGAAGTAGCTACGGATACCTATAAGGCTTGAAACCCACATTGGAAATTATAACCCAGGCCAAACTGCAGggtgccacctggtggtgcatGGCTGCAAGAACAGTGGCAGCACACTCCTTGCTTGGTGTAACTCTTTATACCACTATGTATTGAAATTATGAAAGGGAAAAACTACTTCTGAGATAGGTTTCAAGTAAACTTTAAGTGTAGGCTGTCTAACTACTTTGACCTCAATATTTCGCACCCTACCATCTTGACTAGGTATAGTCTTAACAAGTCCAGTTACCAGTCTGTTCTTTTGGCCTGTGCattcttaaaggggaacttcagttttttcaacctggggtctgttttcatatgtgagtgatggagaaatgaattttcgacatagctccagtatttagccaggcaggcagcttcacagctcagctagcgaaaagtatggggcaacttgccccccccccccccccccccccccgtgtcaaagttcgccctaacgtgcttttttgccccccacactgaccggctcagaaattctcaacgagtgtcccacaacatactagagatgagaagtgaacgaaaacctccacattacttggcgatcgctatttgttgtggtctgtatccaaatctcaggacattagaaagcaaatctcgttctgaaattGCGCGATAGCTCGTGCCACAtcaccggttttggcgcgagaCACAACCTGCAGGACAGCATCTCCTTCCTGCAGGTTGCATCTCACAGCATGCCCCTTCTTCCTGGGTTCAAGTGTGGTCAAATACTCCAGTCTCCATCTTCTCCAAAATGCATCAGCCCTGAACTTTCCTCCAGTGCTTGCTGGACAGGTTGCTTGCATCAAAATCTCCAAAAACAGCTGACAGCAACTCCACCTTCTGCATTGGCAAAATTGATGGAGTGAGAACTGTACCAAGGGTCTTGAGTTCATAACAGCAGTGACCTCTGCCATCAGAGTGATAGGACCTTCTTGTGAGGAGgaatgtgttcttttttttaggaGAAGAGCGTCCAGGATACATTGTGCAACGCCGATCATTCTCTCCCACACTCCGCTCATGTAAGAGGAGTGAGGAGGGTTGAAGGTTTAGGTACATTTGTTATCTTGGAGGTAAGTTTTCAGATCAGGGTCATCTGTATTAAAACTGAGTTCTTTGCAGGCCCCAACGAAGTTTGTATTTCGATCAGAAAGAAGTGTTTTTACAGGTCTTCTGACTGCTGCAAAACGTCTGAGTGCATTAATGAAGCTTATTGTGGTCATGGACTCTATCACTTAAGTGTGCACCACTCTGGTGCTCAAACACGTGAACATGATGGCCCAGCGTTTGCGTTCAGCATGACCACCTCTTGTTCTTCTGGAGATCCCTGTCCATGGGCTGAAAATGTCTAAGCCGGCGTGTGAACGGTGTTTCAGGAGAAAGTCTGTCCTGTGGCAAGTCGGACATCTTTTGTTCCTCCAGCTTCTCTCTTCATTTCCTGCTGACAATGCACTTGTATATCACATTTGACACAAGTCTCTTTCCCCCAGTTAGCCACAGTCCAGCTGATCTAACAGCACCCTCTGCGAAATGTCGTCCTTGGTGTGCAACTAGTGTCTTACCAACAAGGCAGCAATATGAGATTTGGGAATGATTATAAGGTGTCTGTCATCAAAAGGCAAGTCTGCTGAGGATTTTCGGTCACTGATTCTCAACAGTCCATCTTTGTTTGCTTTGGAATTGGATCTCTTATTGTAAGACACTGAACTTCTTTTGAGAAGAAATCTTGCTGCACAGCTTTGATAATTACTGTTGTAGCTTGGGCGCTTTCGCTTTCTCTAGCACCACAGATGATGGGAGTTTTCCATGCAGTTCTCGCTCTCTGAATCAGCCTGGAAACTGCTCTTGCCAAGGACCTCCAGGTGGAGAACCTCTCAAATCTGTCAGATCCGATAAGACTTTTGTAACAAACGTTATCACCTCAGGGTGGATCTCTTGATTCATATCTGGATACACAACTCAAAGTTGTCTGTCTGAGTGACTGCGTCTGGCTGAGGATTTAACACAAACAATGGCCAAGAGAACCAGTTGGTGTCTTTGAGAGCTGTAGCTGTCACTGGTCGTGTGCCATGATCTGTGGGATTTTCTTCAGTGTTGACATAAGACCAGTGGTGCAGATGGGACTTCCTTATCTGTACAACTTGGTTGGATACATATGCAGAGAATCGACATCAGGTGTTGTAAATATAGCCCAACACAGTTTTGCTGTCTGTGTAGAACTTCACTGCATGTATGTTAAGGTCCAGTTCCTCTTTCAGGAAGTCTGCCAGCTGAACAGTGAAGACAGCTGCACACAGCTGTAAATGTGGGATAGTATGAACTGGACATTGGACCTACCTTGGATTTACCCATAATGGACCCAACATGACAGTCTCTTGTAGTGCTGACTGTTTTTAGATGGGCAGCTATGGCAATGTTTGACacatctgaaaacacacagaactcCCTGTACTGCATCTGTTAAGCCAGAGAGACAGAAACGTAGCATCTGGGAATCTGGAATTGTATTATTTCTTCCATCGAATCTTTCTAGAGCTTCCATTGCTCCTGTTTTGGAGCTGGGAGTGGAGTATCCCAGTCATAGTATTCAAGAGAGAGTTCTCTAATTATATTTCTTCCTGCAGTTGTGACAGGTGAGACAAATCCCATAGGATCGAACAAGCTGTTAACCGTTGACAGAATATCTCTTTTAGTGACAGACTTCTTCTCTTGGGAGACAGAGAAGGTGAAACTGTCTGACTCAAGGTTCCAGCTGAGACCCAGACTTCTTTGAAGTGGAAGTGGTTCTACTCCTCGATCCGGGTCTTTTAGTTCCTTGGCTCGGTATGCTGGATCAAATGCCTGCATGACAATGTTGCTATTGGAGGCAATCTTATGAAGCTTGATGTTGAACTCAGCAAGCATTTGTTGAGATGTTTGTAAGACACTGATGGTGTTGGTGATAAAGGTGAAGCTTGAATTATTGCGAATCTTGGCCTCCACAACAAATCCAGATGAAGGTATGACACTCATCTTTCTCGAGCTTTGAGGCAATTGACACCCATTTCTCTTGTAGGTAAGTTTGGCTAAGATGGGATTGACACCATGCGCTGTATCGAGATGGGAAAGGCCTGGGAGATGGCCATTAAGTTTTGCTGCTTGCATTTCTAGCTCTCTCAGTCACTGAGTTTCCCTGAAGTGGCAAAGGCTTGAAGACAGTGCTTTGTGGATTCTATGAGAAACCCCATTGACATGCTAACAGTTAGCATTGCAGCTGTGGAAAATTACTCAAACAGTAAGTAATTCAATACTCACAGGCATATTTTCCTCCTTTAGCTATGAATACTTGCAAGGCTAAAAACTGACATTGGAAATTATTGCCAAGGCCAAACTGCAAGGTGCCACTacggctggacccaaatatccggTCGTGACAGTGGTGTCCAATAGGCTTGggccataggcgtcagtttaggggggacggtggggacgtgtccccctcactttttgtcaggggtcattttgtctccaacacattcaaattctacacatgtaagccgttgtaaacccagttattttcattagtatagaaaattccgacgctcctgaacacaccatccgcACTccgccgagagttgcacagacacgcagcacaccttcgtgaggttaaaacaaaaacaaaacaaaaaaacgcgcagattctaaatttgcgcctgtgccaagtggaagctccgaccagaggtgtgcaggggcaaaatttcggcccgggagaattagtactatagcggcccacagacccctctacccgcatgtaccgatagctcaacatgttgagcctccgcctttggtgcggtggttgtgagttcgagtccagcttgtggcattttgccgctgttcttcgacattttctcaaagtgctgtggtctccatccccccccacttttaaaaacaaactgacgcccttggctTGGGCGGTATCCAAATTTGATACCGTCAAACTTCCTTCAAATTTTACCGGGGTATACGGTATTACCTTGACTATTACTGTTTCTGGCTTGTGCCTTCACGTTCGGAAATTGAATACTCGCAGCAATGAGTGGGTGGTTGATTCGGAGATGCGTCCTTAGGTTagaggtgtttccatctctcgcgatcaccttttgattgcagaatttacaaattGTTTCATCGGTATTTACCGGCTCTCCTTTCTCGTTTGCCTGGAACCCGAaatactcccaaactgcagaagttgtTCCTTTTTGACACCAAGTCACTCTGTGCGGGATCTGCCATCTTCCCCCCTCTGTCTCCCCTCCACGCTGTCATGTGATCACGTCACGTTTataaactttatggaaagtctccaaaagtaggctaaaacataactgtttaagtaaaaatgaaaattcaacCACACATAAGTGCTACTGGACAGAGAATcaattttaggcattaaatgacttatttaatccttatgttaacctttcctgcttagctcccgaccgtggtcaggaagccagGGGAGAACAGTTCTCCAGGGCCGAAGTTACTGTTGTTActtcggggttaacccccttcacttcctcaccCTGGTTCATATCGCCTCAGAAGGCGAAGACACAGGAGCCTGGCCTTATtgaagaatactgcagcctttattgtaaaataacagcggctgaaccatacagtcgcgctaacccagcagctacacacctcttctctcttcctccccgaATCGACTGCCGTGCCGTCTTCCTCACTCGCGCTGCATTTAGGGTCGCTCGGACATCGTGGTTCCGCACGCGCGCGCGTGCTCGCGcgcgctctctctctctccctgtctaataacggagccacacactctcataacacttatctcctgtataagagcattgcatttttttcgtGACCGTATTGGAACTGATaccgctgctatttttaaacaccagCGGTATACGGTTTTACCGTAATACCGCCCAAGCCTAGTGTCCAAATATAaattttgagatctgaatacCCCCCTTGCCCCTGTCCAATGTCCATGGCCCCTGTGCTTACTGAAGAATAAACTGATTGCTGTATAATGATGATATGCTCTCGCACCGAAACTAAAGCAGCTCTGCACTCTATGGAGGAATTAGAGTGACGGACCCAAACTGTGCTCCCGGTGCTGTCTGTCTGGTGGACAGATGGTCTGCCTGCGTTTGATGGCATTCGGACTTGCAACAATTTTGGAGAAAGGAGGAACTAGTTTTCTTTTGTACACACAAGGTAAACAAAATTATGTCACTTTGTGAAGTGATTTGTTGTAAACATGACCGTGTTCCTGTTGTTCCCCACTCCAAATTTTGTAAATTTCTTGTCTCGCCGTGTTTAAAATTGCTACACCAACTCATCAAAGATCACTCAAATATCATGATGGTGTGATGTTAACCACAGAACCTCAGTCTTGGCTGTTGCATTTTGATAAATATTACATTTGGTGAATAAAATAATGAACAGTATGGATGGTAAATGTTACTTGTTAAATGAGATGGATGCCTCTACGATTTTCCTTTTATTGTAGGCTAGTCGGCATGAGGCGAGAAAGGGACATTGCTTCCTTTTTGGCcctagattaaaaaaaatgaaggcaGCGAGGTCATGTCAAGGTGTTCAGAGAGCTGAGGAGCAGAAGGAGGGAGAGCCAGAGGAGTTGGAGGAGGTTGGACAGGAGGCAATGAAAGTCTCAGAGAGGACCTTAACGTGcagggacagagagaggaacAGCTAGGGGATCAATGTGGATGAAGTACCGCACCATCAGTTTGTGATGTAGAAAGTGCGTTTATATTTGCAATTTTCAAATCGTTGTCATTGCAGAAATAAACATAGAATCCTGACAGTCCTTTTATTTTACCGTATTGGAGGACCAGTTTTCCAGGCAGCATCACCACTATATTCTGTTACTTGTAGTTCTAGGATTTTGAATGGCAGGAAATCAAACCACTTTTGTTACATGTGATTGATTTGAAATGTTACTTATGTTACACTTTTTTACAACGGCCTTGATGACCTCATTGTTTCAGttgatgcattttttgttacaaaccaaaacaaaaacaattgtttgatttaaagtaaaataaaaatgtttagtgCTTAAatatcattgttgtcatttttctacATGACCCTGTGATTAAACACTGGCCTTTGCCCCTCAGTAAAATTTGTCTAGAACCACCACTGTGCACAAgtaatttattgtttaaattttGATGATGCAACATTTTTCATTACCGACTATTAAAAGGCTAAATATCTGTTCTCTATTGTGTGTTTCAGAGGAGTCCCAACAAGAGATCCTTTCCCCTGCCCCACCACCTACGCACAGCCCTCACATCACTACCTGGACATCACCCAGACTCCTCGCACCAACGTCCTCTATGAGCTGGCACAGTATGCCTCCGACCCCAAAGACCAGGAGAATATGCGCAAGATGGCGTCCTCCTCCCCCGAGGCAAGGTCAGTGACATGTTTTTTGACAGGTTCACTGGTGGCGGTGGTTTAAATAATGCTTAACCTGAAACTGACATTCAGTTCAGAAATCTAGTTCTTGACACTAATCTTCCTCTGGGTCTACAATATTTAAGCAAAAACCAAATTTTTAATGCCAAACCATCTGTCCCTTTTTGTTCTGCCTTTCTACAGGCACTCTACCAGAGCTGGGTGTTGGACTCCTGCAGAAGCATCATCCATATCCTGGAAGACATGCCTTCTCTGAGGCCTCCTATTGACCACCTGTGTGAGCTGATGCCTCGTCTCCAGGCTCGCTATTATTCCATCGCCTCCTCGTCTAAGGTAACTCTCTgtttaatctgaagaaaaaagatattcaagtaatattttttgtaatttattccaCAGACAATTTTGTTCGACTGTGCTTTGGACAGAtactgacaaaaatatcataataATTCTTCTCTTTTATCTAGGTTCACCCAATAGCATCCACATTTGTGCTGTAGTTGTCGAGTGACAAGACCCAGACCGGCCGCACCAACAAGGGAGTTGCAAACGCAACTggttgaaaaacaaactggtcACTGACAATGGCCACAAGTCCACCGTTCCCATGTTTATCCGCCAGTCTCAGTTCCGCCTTCCCTTCAAAGCCACCAACCCAGTGATCATGATCGGCCCTGGGACTGGGAATTGCTCCTTTCATGGGATTCATCCAGGAGAGAGGCTGGCTCAAAGAGCAAGGTAATTTGTAGTCACAGTGttgtgtattattgtttgtctgATGTTTCGACAACAAACTGATttcaaaagaaaggaaagaagatgTAAAGACCTTCAAATGTGAAAAATTTAAAAGCTGTGAAGCTTATCACTAAACCAATGAGAGAAGAACACAGTAAATCAGCACTTTAgtcaaaaatattaatttattagcatTCTGTGTTCCTTCCAGTTATGTAGCTAATAATTCTTTGGTGTCTAAGTGGAGGAACAACCTTCCTTCACCTATAGAAGTATACATGTTAAACCAGCTGATTAGTGCTCAAACCTTCAACAGTGTTGTTTACCTTTCTAACAGTAAATAGTTTTGTCCTGAACGGCTCACCAAACTACAATCACATGATCAGCTCATTAACCCTTGCAATTCGCGTCCCTTTTTGTCTCGGATGAACTGCTCTCTAAGTATTTTTTGCTGCGATTTGTGGTGTCTGTCAACCAACAATGGCATTTGCTTGTCTGTGTGACAAAGTGttgacagaaaaacaggatTTATGTCAAATtcagtcatagttacagtatgCATAGAGCTCTACACCCATTACTCTTGTTGAAATGACTCATAAACTCATCAGGCAAACATTTGCTTAGTTTGCCACCTCTGCAAGtaataaatgaaatgataacCATTATTTCTGTCAGGTGCTAAGCACATATTTTAGTCTGACATTTATGTCATACAACACCCGACATTATTTGCAGATTTCAGACAATCTCCTCTACACAATTATAAAAGATGTATCTGCTGCCAGAATGTTATGGTAAGACACATATGCTTTATGTAAAAGCTAAATATTCCACAAGTTatcaaataatgtaaagtcTTCCAACTCttctgaaaaactgcacaaacattGCAGTTTTCTGTACACAGAGCCCATAGACAGACTCCTCCTTTGTctgacaatattttttg is a window of Acanthochromis polyacanthus isolate Apoly-LR-REF ecotype Palm Island chromosome 13, KAUST_Apoly_ChrSc, whole genome shotgun sequence DNA encoding:
- the porb gene encoding LOW QUALITY PROTEIN: P450 (cytochrome) oxidoreductase b (The sequence of the model RefSeq protein was modified relative to this genomic sequence to represent the inferred CDS: deleted 1 base in 1 codon; substituted 1 base at 1 genomic stop codon) encodes the protein MADMDPATTTQTEPMMEEEASLFTSLDVILFTVLAGIVLYFVMNRKKPEPIPEFKKLDTPAPTARETSFIEKMKKTGKNIIVFYGSQTGTGEEFANRLSKDAQRYGMKGMAADPEEYEMGELSRLSEIPNSLAIFCMATYGEGDPTDNAQDFYDWLQENDDEDLSGLNYTVFALGNKTYEHYNAMGKYVDKRLEELGAKRIFDLGLGDDDGNLEEDFVSWREQFWPAVCEHFGVEALGDESSIRQYVLKEHTDINMNKVYTGEIGRLQSFEVQKPPFDAKNPFLAPVTVNRKLNKAGERHLMHLELDITGSKIRYESGDHVAVFPTNDSALVNKLGQLLGVDLDVVISLNNLDGMAMTTRKHYCDRGVPTRDPFPCPTTYAQPSHHYLDITQTPRTNVLYELAQYASDPKDQENMRKMASSSPEARSALYQSWVLDSCRSIIHILEDMPSLRPPIDHLCELMPRLQARYYSIASSSKVTLCSPNSIHICAVVVEXQDPDRPHQQGSCKRNWLKNKLVTDNGHKSTVPMFIRQSQFRLPFKATNPVIMIGPGTGIAPFMGFIQERGWLKEQGKEVGETVMYFGCRHKNEDYLYQEELEEAEKTGVLTQLNVAFSRDQEQKVYVQHHMKKNKEHIWKLVNSENAHIYICGDARNMAKDVQAAFYDIAEELGGMTRTQATDYVKKLMTKGRYSQDVWS